GGATCTTGCTATGGCTGGGAATCATCGTGTTTGCTCCGTGTCAGCGAAGGTTGTCGTTTCCTGGGCCTGCACCAGGGGCTGCCGGGGCAGGGTAAACGTAAACGTGCTGCCGTGGTCGACCTGGCTCCTGGCCCGGATAGATCCCCCCTGAAGCTCTACCAGGCTCTTGACGATGGAGAGGCCGAGACCTGTCCCCTTCGCCTTGGCCTGTCTCCCAAGCTGGACCTGATAGAACTTGTCGAAGATATGGGGCAACTCTTCCGGTGGAATCCCGTCGCCGGTGTCGCTGACCCGGACTATCGCAAACGGCTCCTCCTCCTCCTCCTCCAATTCAACGTTGACGATTCCGCCGGACGGCGTGAACTTGATCGCATTCCCCAGAAGGTTCATCAGCACCTGGCCTACCTTGTCCCGATCGGCGTAGACGATCAAAGGGTCTGCGCCGTCGGCAAGCTGAAGCGCCAGGCCCTCTTCAGACGCCACCGGCCGGAGCGTGTCCAGTAGTTCGCTGGTCAGACCCGACAGGGAGAAGTAGGTTGGGATCACCTGGACCCGGCCCTCTTCAATCCGTGCCAGGTCAAGCAGGTCATTGATCATCCGCACGAGCCGATCGGCATTGGCCTGTATGCGCATCAGATACCGTTGTTGCGCCTCGCTGAGCGGCCCTGTGATTCCGTCGAGCATATTGTCGACCGATCCCTTAATGGCTGTCAGCGGGGTGCGAAGCTCATGCGAGACGTTGAGCAAAAAATCGGATTTTACGCGATCAAGCTCCTGCAACCTCCGATGTGACGCCTCCAGAGCAGCATTGATTGTTGACAGCTCATGCGTCCGCTTGGCGATCTTATCCTCCAGACTGACATTCAGCGCCTCGATCTCGTGGTAGGCGGAGGCGTTGTCGATGGCCATGGCGGCTTGCCGCGCGACGCCGTCCATGAGCCGAAGCTGGTCCGGTGTAAAGGTGTGGGATTTCTGCCACCAGACCAGGAAGAGGCCCCCGATGAGCCGCTCTTTGACCACCATGGGCGCGAAGAGGCAGGATTGGAACGCGAGACGTCGAATGGCCGGGTGCGCGCAGCGTGGATCGGCCGGTACGTCGCTGGAGCAGACTGGCGCCATCCGGTCGAGCGCCTCCCGAACAAGCGGGAAGGTTCGCACGGAAAGGGGAGTTTCCTGGAAGGGCTCTAACACCCAATCCGGGAGGTTGTAGCTTGCGAAGGGCCGAATGACCTCCTGCTCGGAATCGAGGAGGTAAGCGCCGGAGCTATCGGCGCAGGCAGCGACGGCGGCCTCACGGGCCACACGCACGAGCGTTTCCTTCAGGTTCAGTGTAGAGCTGACGGATCGGCTGACTGCGAGTAAGGTTTCACATTCGCTCAGTCGCTCCTGGGTGGTCTGAAAGAGTCTGGCGTTCTCGATGGCCAACGCGACTTGACTGGCGATGGTACTGGCCAGCAATACCTGCACCTCTGTGAACGGTTTGTCATCGGTCATCTGGTGCAGCACAAGCGTTCCGATCGCGACGTCCTGGCGGATGAGGGGGACGGATAGAAGCGCCTTCAACCGGAACTGCTCGACCCATCGGGCCGGCAGCAGGGGGCTAGTTGCCGGATCATCCATGACGATCGGCGTGCGTTGTCCTATCGCGGCAATAATAGGGAGTGTTCCCTCTCGACTGTGACCGGCCATCCGCTTGAACTCCTCCCATAGCGCGTCCATCTGCTGACCCGAAGCGGTCTGCGACATCATCGGCACAAGGCGGTCGCCTAACGGACTCCAGAGGAAGATGGAACAGACGTCCGCGCCGCATGCCGCAGCGGTACGCTGGGCAACGATCTTCAGTAGCTCCTTAAGGTCGAGCGTAGAGGAGACCGCCTGGGCGATTTCCAGCAGCACAGTCGGGGTGTCCGGCGCATGAAAGGGAGTGTCAGCAGGTTTGGTATTCATGCCTGCAAGGCTACCACACCATCGAACGATTTGTTAGCTTTCATATGTTTTGACGGGTACATTGTGGGCTCGTCCAAGCAATCAGCGGGAAAACTCCGCGAGTAGCGCCTGAGCACAGGCATTCGCGACTTCGTTGAGC
This genomic interval from Candidatus Methylomirabilis tolerans contains the following:
- a CDS encoding GAF domain-containing sensor histidine kinase, with amino-acid sequence MNTKPADTPFHAPDTPTVLLEIAQAVSSTLDLKELLKIVAQRTAAACGADVCSIFLWSPLGDRLVPMMSQTASGQQMDALWEEFKRMAGHSREGTLPIIAAIGQRTPIVMDDPATSPLLPARWVEQFRLKALLSVPLIRQDVAIGTLVLHQMTDDKPFTEVQVLLASTIASQVALAIENARLFQTTQERLSECETLLAVSRSVSSTLNLKETLVRVAREAAVAACADSSGAYLLDSEQEVIRPFASYNLPDWVLEPFQETPLSVRTFPLVREALDRMAPVCSSDVPADPRCAHPAIRRLAFQSCLFAPMVVKERLIGGLFLVWWQKSHTFTPDQLRLMDGVARQAAMAIDNASAYHEIEALNVSLEDKIAKRTHELSTINAALEASHRRLQELDRVKSDFLLNVSHELRTPLTAIKGSVDNMLDGITGPLSEAQQRYLMRIQANADRLVRMINDLLDLARIEEGRVQVIPTYFSLSGLTSELLDTLRPVASEEGLALQLADGADPLIVYADRDKVGQVLMNLLGNAIKFTPSGGIVNVELEEEEEEPFAIVRVSDTGDGIPPEELPHIFDKFYQVQLGRQAKAKGTGLGLSIVKSLVELQGGSIRARSQVDHGSTFTFTLPRQPLVQAQETTTFADTEQTR